In Lycium ferocissimum isolate CSIRO_LF1 chromosome 11, AGI_CSIRO_Lferr_CH_V1, whole genome shotgun sequence, a single genomic region encodes these proteins:
- the LOC132036728 gene encoding uncharacterized protein LOC132036728: MVRFGKILLKDVGINKSLLEFLVCPLSKQPLRLCEKTNSLISDAIGVSYPIVDGIPRLVPTDGKIIETDDALNSDGSVDSSAKRN; the protein is encoded by the exons atggtgaGATTTGGAAAAATACTTCTGAAAGATGTTGGTATTAACAAGTCGCTCTTGGAATTTCTGGTCTGTCCACTTTCTAAGCAACCTTTAAG GCTATGTGAGAAGACGAATTCCTTAATCAGTGATGCGATTGGTGTTTCCTATCCG ATAGTCGACGGGATCCCTCGTCTTGTACCAACGGATGGCAAGATAATTGAGACTGATGATGCATTAAATTCTGATGGCTCTGTTGATTCATCTGCTAAAAGAAACTGA